The Temnothorax longispinosus isolate EJ_2023e chromosome 12, Tlon_JGU_v1, whole genome shotgun sequence genome includes a window with the following:
- the L(2)37cd gene encoding general transcription factor 3C polypeptide 5 codes for MSEVSDPSDTEMSDKQDDKDPDFNVEDYCREIDSEDSFAESLDNNINIKENNPQDGKDAGPVISGHRFDKKLICIKYPGNVVNVDKAIATLGGISAISMTVDVPNRRLELRFRPDDGYSKPTCGDRHSTNGFLLRVRVKKNKVTQVKSATVELVKPTSMDITNSEATTSRISKDPHTSHSDNEQINATFNVTRERDNYDSDISVDNLTIQEEDRDLDSTHCSEEAAEKKYTVDNDDKNLCDPYVDKNPSRNKNNTFAFDNNKYENLSQETDYEVPNLKILGRIETEFKFTNLCDFQYLPMTQNKSNPKKLECIYSSIYPTGIPLYSWLKNDVPYFLPPAVFSRMDTIQQYIPKTEIDSNPENVIGKNKKSQSGFPNYIYFSTSEVPAAAPKGIESAMRVKFLQNTHLEQVRQLFEERPIWSRNAIMYKTQFTSEQLKILLPSVAYYFMTGPWRIMWVKLGYDPRKDINARKYQTLDYRLKAMHGLGSTVRCKRNYSNYTLPYKSAPVSKQKPAVLTATLSQKQNLKKERHLYENVYIYQEGMVPPSRQMFYQYCDVMVGEIQEMLAKLPDPLPDAKCHEKRGWLPTGFDVQCREILNKQVRAVLRKRMNIPEDHPTSLPRKRKRGMKLKYNKLINKRTQQ; via the exons ATGAGCGAAGTCAGTGATCCAAGTGACACCGAGATGTCCGATAAACAGGACGACAAGGATCCGGACTTCAACGTGGAGGATTATTGTCGTGAAATCGACAGCGAAGATTCCTTCGCCGAATCGCTGGACAACAATATTAAC ataaaggaaaataatcCACAAGATGGTAAAGATGCAGGCCCAGTAATTTCCGGACACAGATTTGACAAGAAactaatatgtattaaatatccaGGAAATGTAGTCAACGTCGATAAAGCTATTGCAACGTTGGGTGGCATTAGTGCCATTTCTATg ACTGTAGACGTTCCTAACAGAAGATTAGAACTGCGGTTCAGACCTGACGACGGTTACAGCAAGCCTACTTGCGGGGATAGACATAGTACAAACGGTTTCTTGCTTAGAGTTAGAGTAAAAAAGAATAAGGTAACACAAGTCAAAAGTGCTACGGTGGAGCTTGTAAAACCAACATCTATGGACATTACAAACTCGGAAGCTACTACTTCTCGCATTAGTAAAGATCCTCATACATCCCATTCAGACAATGAACAGATTAATGCAACATTTAATGTcacaagagaaagagacaatTATGATAGCGATATTAGTGTCGATAATTTGACCATCCAGGAAGAAGACCGTGATCTTGACTCTACGCATTGTAGCGAAGAAGCAgctgagaaaaaatataccgTAGATAACGATGATAAAAACTTGTGTGATCCATACGTAGACAAGAATCcatcgagaaataaaaataacacatttgcTTTCGACAACAATAAGTATGAAAATTTATCTCAAGAGACAGACTATGAAGTACCAAACTTGAAAATATTGGGAAGAATAGAGACTGAATTCAAATTTACCA atttatgtgATTTTCAATACTTACCAATGACACAGAACAAGTCGAATCCAAAGAAATTGGAATGCATATACAGCTCGATTTATCCAACGGGCATTCCGCTTTACTCTTGGTTAAAAAACGATGTACCTTACTTCCTACCACCAGCTGTCTTCAGCAGAATGGACACTATACAACAATATATACCGAAAACCGAAATAGATTCAAATCCGGAGAATGTAATtggtaaaaacaaaaaatctcAATCAGGCTTTCCCAATTACATATACTTTTCCACGTCTGAAGTACCCGCCGCGGCGCCGAAAGGCATTGAGTCTGCTATGAGGGTGAAGTTTCTTCAAAACACGCACTTGGAGCAAGTACGCCAGCTCTTCGAGGAGCGTCCAATTTGGTCAAGAAACGCCATTATGTACAAGACACAATTTACATCCGAAcagttgaaaatattattgccaTCTGtagcatattattttatgactgGACCGTGGAGAATTATGTGGGTGAAATTGGGCTACGATCCAAGAAAGGATATTAATGCAAGAAAATATCAGACACTGGATTATAGATTAAAAGCTATGC ATGGATTAGGTTCAACTGTCAgatgtaaaagaaattattcaaattatacgTTACCCTATAAATCAGCGCCAGTTTCCAAACAGAAACCTGCAGTACTTACTGCCACGTTGAGTCAGAAGcaaaatttgaagaaagagCGGCATTTATATGAGAATGTGTACATATACCAGGAAGGTATGGTACCTCCTTCCCGACAAATGTTTTATCAG TATTGCGACGTCATGGTAGGAGAAATACAGGAAATGCTAGCAAAACTTCCTGATCCTTTACCTGATGCAAAATGTCACGAGAAGAGAGGATGGCTACCAACTGGTTTTGACGTACAGTGcagagaaattttaaataaacaagtgCGGGCTGTTTTGAGAAAGAGGATGAACATTCCTGAGGACC